The Carettochelys insculpta isolate YL-2023 chromosome 18, ASM3395843v1, whole genome shotgun sequence genome window below encodes:
- the USP30 gene encoding ubiquitin carboxyl-terminal hydrolase 30 isoform X1, with translation MLAGEADKAVRRLLRASGAVRHRVMKNWGVVGGIAVALAASIYVLWGPITERKKRRKGLVPGLLNLGNTCFMNSLLQGLSACPSFIKWLEDFTAQYKRDQNESSERQYLSLTLLCLLKALSCQEVTEDDVLDASCLLEVLRLYRWQISSFEEQDAHELFHVLTSSLEDERDRQPRITHLFDVQALEQPEITQKQISCRTRGSLHPILTHWKSQHPFHGRLTSNMLCKHCKHQSPVRCDTFDSLSLSIPAAMWGRPMTLDHCLHHFISSESVKDVVCDNCTKIQAEGTLNGQTTEHQRTTFVKQLKLGKLPQCLCIHLQRLSWSNKGMPLKRNEHVQFNEFLIMDIYKYHLPSHRSSQPDVRQKDNPWMSSETKDESAVNASDLEQTCSTKSFFMNGTCSPSLLTSPMTLPLAVAPDCSSPVYLYRLMAVVVHHGDMHSGHFVTYRRSPTSPKTPLSVSNQWLWISDDTVRKASLQEVLSSSAYLLFYERVHSRVQHQSQEFRAEE, from the exons ATGCTGGCCGGGGAGGCGGACAAGGCGGTCAGGCGGCTTCTGCGGGCCAGCGGCGCCGTCAG GCATAGAGTAATGAAGAACTGGGGTGTTGTTGGTGGAATTGCTGTTGCTCTGGCAGCCAGCATATATGTTCTCTGGGGTCCCATCACTGAAAGAAAGAAACGCAGGAAAG GGCTTGTGCCTGGTCTTCTCAACTTAGGAAACACGTGTTTCATGAACTCTTTGCTGCAAGGCTTATCTGCTTGTCCATCTTTCATCAAGTGGCTGGAGGACTTTACAGCCCAATACAAGAGGGACCAGAATGAATCATCAGAGCGTCAGTATTTGTCCCTTACTTTGCTATGCCTCCTGAAAG ctttgtcctgccaagaggtcacaGAAGATGATGTCTTGGATGCGAGCTGTTTGTTAGAAGTGCTAAGGCTGTACAGGTGGCAGATTTCATCATTTGAAGAGCAG GATGCTCATGAACTATTCCACGTCCTTACATCTTCATTGGAAGATGAGCGAGATCGTCAGCCCCGGATCACGCATTTATTTGATGTGCAGGCATTAGAG cagccagaaatAACCCAAAAGCAAATAAGCTGCAGAACAAGAG GGTCACTTCATCCTATATTGACTCACTGGAAGTCTCAGCATCCTTTTCATGGAAGGCTGACCAGTAACATGCTTTGTAAACATTGCAAACACCAG aGTCCTGTGAGGTGTGATACATTTGACAGTCTTTCGCTGAGTATTCCAGCAGCCATGTGG GGTCGTCCTATGACACTGGATCACTGCCTCCACCATTTCATCTCTTCTGAATCAGTAAAGGATGTTGTATGTGACAATTGCACTAAG ATTCAGGCGGAAGGGACACTGAATGGGCAAACTACAGAACACCAGAGAACAACATTTGTTAAACAACTAAAGCTAGGAAAG CTCCCTCAGTGTCTCTGTATCCATCTGCAAAGGCTGAGCTGGTCAAATAAGGGCATGCCTCTGAAACGGAATGAACATGTGCAGTTCAACGAGTTCCTGATCATGGACATCTACAAATACCACCTCCCTTCCCATAGATCAAGCCAGCCTGATGTAAGGCAGAAGGACAATCCATGGATGTCGTCTGAAACGAAGGATGAGTCAGCAGTTAACGCCTCAG ATCTggagcagacatgtagcactaaGTCGTTCTTTATGAATGGCACCTGCTCTCCTTCATTATTAACATCCCCGATGACTCTCCCACTTGCAGTAGCTCCAGACTGCAG TTCCCCAGTGTACCTCTACCGTCTGATGGCTGTTGTAGTTCATCATGGGGACATGCATTCAGGACACTTTGTGACGTATCGCCGCTCTCCAACCTCTCCCAAGACCCCACTCTCTGTTAGTAACCAGTGGTTGTGGATTTCAGATGACACTGTGCGCAAAGCCAGTTTGCAAGAAGTGCTTTCATCCAGTGCTTACCTGCTCTTTTATGAGCGTGTTCACTCGAGAGTGCAGCATCAAAGTCAGGAGTTCAGGGCTGAAGAATGA
- the USP30 gene encoding ubiquitin carboxyl-terminal hydrolase 30 isoform X2, whose amino-acid sequence MKNWGVVGGIAVALAASIYVLWGPITERKKRRKGLVPGLLNLGNTCFMNSLLQGLSACPSFIKWLEDFTAQYKRDQNESSERQYLSLTLLCLLKALSCQEVTEDDVLDASCLLEVLRLYRWQISSFEEQDAHELFHVLTSSLEDERDRQPRITHLFDVQALEQPEITQKQISCRTRGSLHPILTHWKSQHPFHGRLTSNMLCKHCKHQSPVRCDTFDSLSLSIPAAMWGRPMTLDHCLHHFISSESVKDVVCDNCTKIQAEGTLNGQTTEHQRTTFVKQLKLGKLPQCLCIHLQRLSWSNKGMPLKRNEHVQFNEFLIMDIYKYHLPSHRSSQPDVRQKDNPWMSSETKDESAVNASDLEQTCSTKSFFMNGTCSPSLLTSPMTLPLAVAPDCSSPVYLYRLMAVVVHHGDMHSGHFVTYRRSPTSPKTPLSVSNQWLWISDDTVRKASLQEVLSSSAYLLFYERVHSRVQHQSQEFRAEE is encoded by the exons ATGAAGAACTGGGGTGTTGTTGGTGGAATTGCTGTTGCTCTGGCAGCCAGCATATATGTTCTCTGGGGTCCCATCACTGAAAGAAAGAAACGCAGGAAAG GGCTTGTGCCTGGTCTTCTCAACTTAGGAAACACGTGTTTCATGAACTCTTTGCTGCAAGGCTTATCTGCTTGTCCATCTTTCATCAAGTGGCTGGAGGACTTTACAGCCCAATACAAGAGGGACCAGAATGAATCATCAGAGCGTCAGTATTTGTCCCTTACTTTGCTATGCCTCCTGAAAG ctttgtcctgccaagaggtcacaGAAGATGATGTCTTGGATGCGAGCTGTTTGTTAGAAGTGCTAAGGCTGTACAGGTGGCAGATTTCATCATTTGAAGAGCAG GATGCTCATGAACTATTCCACGTCCTTACATCTTCATTGGAAGATGAGCGAGATCGTCAGCCCCGGATCACGCATTTATTTGATGTGCAGGCATTAGAG cagccagaaatAACCCAAAAGCAAATAAGCTGCAGAACAAGAG GGTCACTTCATCCTATATTGACTCACTGGAAGTCTCAGCATCCTTTTCATGGAAGGCTGACCAGTAACATGCTTTGTAAACATTGCAAACACCAG aGTCCTGTGAGGTGTGATACATTTGACAGTCTTTCGCTGAGTATTCCAGCAGCCATGTGG GGTCGTCCTATGACACTGGATCACTGCCTCCACCATTTCATCTCTTCTGAATCAGTAAAGGATGTTGTATGTGACAATTGCACTAAG ATTCAGGCGGAAGGGACACTGAATGGGCAAACTACAGAACACCAGAGAACAACATTTGTTAAACAACTAAAGCTAGGAAAG CTCCCTCAGTGTCTCTGTATCCATCTGCAAAGGCTGAGCTGGTCAAATAAGGGCATGCCTCTGAAACGGAATGAACATGTGCAGTTCAACGAGTTCCTGATCATGGACATCTACAAATACCACCTCCCTTCCCATAGATCAAGCCAGCCTGATGTAAGGCAGAAGGACAATCCATGGATGTCGTCTGAAACGAAGGATGAGTCAGCAGTTAACGCCTCAG ATCTggagcagacatgtagcactaaGTCGTTCTTTATGAATGGCACCTGCTCTCCTTCATTATTAACATCCCCGATGACTCTCCCACTTGCAGTAGCTCCAGACTGCAG TTCCCCAGTGTACCTCTACCGTCTGATGGCTGTTGTAGTTCATCATGGGGACATGCATTCAGGACACTTTGTGACGTATCGCCGCTCTCCAACCTCTCCCAAGACCCCACTCTCTGTTAGTAACCAGTGGTTGTGGATTTCAGATGACACTGTGCGCAAAGCCAGTTTGCAAGAAGTGCTTTCATCCAGTGCTTACCTGCTCTTTTATGAGCGTGTTCACTCGAGAGTGCAGCATCAAAGTCAGGAGTTCAGGGCTGAAGAATGA